The Roseovarius indicus genome has a segment encoding these proteins:
- the acsF gene encoding magnesium-protoporphyrin IX monomethyl ester (oxidative) cyclase: MNMQAKPLHARHTADATTAEEGLAIQEEQAKLDSHFATDVAMQNTLLTPRFYTTDFDEMDAIDVTPVRRDWDELIAEMDADPNKGHFRKTEDWDHVDWEGMDPALKKEFIDFLISSCTAEFSGCVLYKEMKRRGGNPDITKLFQLMARDEARHAGFINDALREAGVAVNLGFLTQKKKYTYFRPKFIYYATYLSEKIGYARYITIFRHLQAHPEHRFHPIFKWFEEWCNDEFRHGEAFALLMKTDPKLTSGVNVWWIKFFLTAVYATMYVRDHQRPEFHAALGVDPDWYGHEVFTKTSELSKQIFPITLDIESPAWSRGLKRLQKANADLAKAKAQTGPMAALRRMAASTRAAAAFARLYVIPAKRHNVPASTRLEPAY; the protein is encoded by the coding sequence ATGAACATGCAAGCCAAACCCCTTCACGCCCGGCACACCGCCGATGCGACCACGGCCGAGGAAGGCCTCGCCATCCAGGAAGAGCAGGCCAAGCTCGACAGCCATTTCGCCACCGACGTGGCCATGCAGAACACCCTGCTGACGCCGCGCTTCTACACCACCGATTTCGACGAGATGGACGCGATCGACGTCACCCCGGTGCGCCGCGACTGGGACGAACTCATCGCCGAGATGGACGCCGACCCCAACAAGGGCCACTTCCGCAAGACCGAAGACTGGGACCATGTCGACTGGGAGGGGATGGACCCCGCCCTGAAGAAGGAATTCATCGACTTCCTGATCTCCTCCTGCACCGCCGAATTCTCGGGCTGCGTGCTCTACAAGGAAATGAAGCGCCGCGGCGGCAACCCCGACATCACCAAGCTGTTTCAGCTCATGGCCCGCGACGAGGCCCGCCACGCGGGCTTCATCAACGATGCCCTGCGCGAGGCGGGCGTGGCGGTGAACCTCGGCTTCCTGACCCAGAAGAAGAAATATACCTACTTCCGGCCGAAATTTATCTATTACGCAACCTATCTGAGCGAGAAGATCGGCTATGCGAGATACATCACCATCTTCCGCCACCTTCAGGCGCATCCCGAACACCGCTTCCACCCGATCTTCAAATGGTTCGAGGAATGGTGCAACGACGAGTTCCGCCATGGCGAGGCCTTCGCGCTGCTGATGAAGACCGACCCGAAACTCACCTCGGGCGTCAATGTCTGGTGGATCAAGTTCTTCCTGACGGCGGTTTACGCCACCATGTACGTGCGCGACCACCAGCGGCCGGAATTCCACGCGGCCCTGGGCGTCGATCCCGACTGGTACGGGCACGAGGTCTTCACCAAGACCTCGGAGCTCTCGAAACAGATCTTTCCAATCACCCTCGACATCGAGAGCCCCGCCTGGTCGCGCGGGCTGAAGCGGCTGCAAAAGGCCAATGCCGACCTCGCGAAAGCCAAGGCCCAGACCGGCCCGATGGCGGCGCTGCGGCGCATGGCGGCCAGCACCCGCGCGGCAGCGGCCTTCGCGCGGCTCTACGTCATCCCGGCGAAACGGCATAACGTGCCCGCCTCGACCCGGCTGGAGCCGGCGTACTGA
- the puhC gene encoding photosynthetic complex assembly protein PuhC, protein MTQIDTHPAAPRKPQDKELVPRFMARAMLILCLTVLAVVTWARLTDRPLVATPPQGAIVTERAIVLSGDMAGRATVTAPDGTLIAELTPQEGGFVSGVYRVILRERTKHGVAPDAPLALRRRDTGRLEIHDPATGWSADLMGFGADNAKAFARLLAN, encoded by the coding sequence ATGACCCAGATCGACACACACCCCGCAGCCCCCCGCAAACCGCAGGACAAGGAACTCGTGCCCCGCTTCATGGCCCGCGCCATGCTGATCCTCTGCCTCACCGTTCTGGCCGTCGTCACCTGGGCCCGCCTCACCGACCGCCCGCTCGTCGCCACGCCGCCGCAAGGCGCCATCGTCACCGAACGCGCCATCGTCCTCTCGGGCGACATGGCCGGCCGCGCCACCGTCACCGCGCCCGACGGCACGCTCATCGCCGAGCTGACACCGCAGGAAGGCGGCTTCGTCTCGGGCGTCTACCGCGTGATCCTGCGCGAACGCACCAAGCACGGTGTCGCCCCCGACGCCCCCCTCGCGCTGCGCCGACGCGACACCGGGCGTCTCGAAATCCACGACCCCGCAACGGGGTGGAGCGCCGACCTCATGGGGTTCGGCGCAGACAACGCCAAGGCCTTCGCGCGGCTTCTGGCAAACTGA
- the puhB gene encoding photosynthetic complex putative assembly protein PuhB, translating into MSHDDFAFEPVAGLPETPPEGERILWQGRPDWWALTKESLNLKWVVAYFVALALWRFVTLIDQAAAGTAFAAAFPFLVMGAITAALLMIIGFMQARSTIYTITNRRVAMRIGAALTVTLNLPFTQIASASLDLRKGGTGTIALDLKGKTRLSYLVCWPHVRPWVMRRTQPALRCIPDADNIARLLSEAAEARISTPQVARTAPAPAVAAE; encoded by the coding sequence ATGAGCCATGACGATTTTGCATTCGAGCCCGTCGCAGGGCTGCCCGAAACACCGCCAGAGGGGGAACGGATCCTCTGGCAGGGCCGCCCCGACTGGTGGGCGCTGACGAAGGAGTCGCTCAACCTCAAATGGGTGGTGGCCTATTTCGTGGCGCTGGCGCTCTGGCGCTTCGTCACGCTGATCGACCAGGCGGCGGCCGGCACGGCCTTCGCGGCCGCCTTCCCCTTCCTCGTCATGGGCGCGATCACGGCGGCGCTCCTGATGATCATCGGCTTCATGCAGGCTCGCTCGACCATCTACACCATCACCAACCGCCGCGTCGCCATGCGCATCGGCGCGGCGCTGACCGTCACGCTGAACCTGCCCTTCACCCAGATCGCCAGTGCCTCGCTCGACCTGCGCAAGGGGGGCACCGGCACCATCGCGCTCGACCTCAAGGGCAAGACGCGGCTGTCCTACCTCGTCTGCTGGCCGCATGTGCGCCCCTGGGTCATGCGCCGCACCCAGCCCGCGCTGCGCTGCATCCCCGACGCCGACAACATCGCCCGCCTGCTCTCCGAGGCCGCCGAGGCCCGCATCAGCACGCCGCAAGTGGCCCGCACGGCCCCCGCCCCGGCCGTGGCGGCGGAATAG
- the puhA gene encoding photosynthetic reaction center subunit H: MTEPFFGNFDLASLTLWLFWIFFALLIYYIQRENMREGYPLEDDDGKPSANQGLFPVPDDKTFKLPHGRGEVTVPSAQNAERSEIALAKTAAGNGFPFVPTGDPMADGVGPASWAPRRDVPELDGQGHPKIVPMAANEHYSVAAGRDPRNLPVVAGDGAVVGRVTDMWIDEPEQLVRYLEMELNDNKGKRLIPLTMARIKSDRVAVRSLYGKHFPGIPAHASPRQVTLLEEDKITGYYAGGTLYASAERLEPQLG; encoded by the coding sequence ATGACCGAACCGTTCTTTGGCAATTTCGACCTGGCCAGCCTGACGCTCTGGCTGTTCTGGATCTTCTTCGCGCTGCTGATCTACTACATCCAGCGCGAGAACATGCGCGAGGGCTACCCCCTCGAAGACGATGACGGCAAGCCGTCGGCCAACCAGGGCCTGTTCCCGGTGCCCGACGACAAGACCTTCAAGCTGCCCCACGGACGCGGCGAGGTCACCGTGCCGTCGGCCCAGAATGCCGAACGTTCCGAGATCGCGCTCGCCAAGACGGCGGCCGGCAACGGCTTTCCGTTCGTGCCCACCGGCGACCCGATGGCCGATGGCGTCGGCCCCGCAAGCTGGGCCCCGCGCCGCGACGTGCCCGAGCTTGACGGCCAGGGCCATCCCAAGATCGTGCCGATGGCCGCGAACGAGCACTATTCCGTGGCCGCCGGCCGCGACCCGCGCAACCTGCCGGTCGTGGCGGGCGACGGCGCCGTCGTGGGCCGCGTCACCGACATGTGGATCGACGAGCCCGAACAGCTTGTCCGCTACCTCGAGATGGAGCTGAACGACAACAAGGGGAAGCGGCTCATCCCGCTGACCATGGCGCGGATCAAGTCCGACCGGGTCGCCGTGCGCTCGCTCTACGGCAAGCACTTCCCCGGCATCCCGGCCCACGCCTCGCCCCGGCAGGTCACGTTGCTCGAGGAAGACAAGATCACCGGCTACTACGCCGGCGGCACGCTCTACGCCAGCGCAGAGCGGCTGGAACCACAACTGGGCTGA